One window from the genome of Metabacillus flavus encodes:
- the nadB gene encoding L-aspartate oxidase — protein sequence MQQTDVLIVGSGIAALAVAYYICEELNVMIVTKGSVTDGNSSLAQGGIAAALSEKDSWMLHCEDTIQAGDGHTNPHAAKQLTEEGNKILLNLLRDGLPADRAENGALKLGMEGAHRLNRIVHAGGDETGKAMVRFLAQGVNGKVSMYEQTMVTELLVRENTCYGVRVLNADGNTEVIYASAVILAAGGCGTLYRHTSNHRNCTADGIALAYRAGAILTDMEFVQFHPTMLYTAGSVKGLVSEAVRGEGAFLQNSRGEKIMENVHPLADLAPRDVVSREIFRSIQQGESIFLNIKSIPQFKKRFPGISRMCEKNGIRLQDGLIPVMPGMHFFMGGIKTDLNGRTSVNRLYAAGEAACTGVHGANRLASNSLLEGLVFGKKIAEDVKTIEAQEDVPSFKKERPPAYTVTKQDVADMMERFAGIERNEEGLRQLIEWFQDAQQKSGQAEELSPGIFEMANMMTAGELIARAAWQRTESRGCHFRSDFPYKEAAWKRKELLWKTNKPALEVIV from the coding sequence ATGCAGCAGACAGACGTGCTGATTGTGGGCAGCGGAATAGCAGCTTTGGCCGTTGCTTATTATATTTGTGAAGAATTGAACGTAATGATTGTTACAAAAGGATCTGTAACCGATGGGAACTCGTCTTTGGCACAAGGCGGGATTGCCGCTGCTCTTTCTGAAAAAGATTCCTGGATGCTGCATTGTGAGGATACGATTCAAGCCGGCGATGGCCATACAAATCCTCATGCAGCCAAACAGCTGACGGAAGAAGGGAACAAAATCCTTCTTAACCTGCTTCGCGACGGATTGCCTGCTGACAGAGCGGAGAACGGTGCCCTAAAGCTGGGCATGGAAGGAGCGCACAGGCTAAACCGGATTGTCCATGCAGGCGGCGATGAAACAGGAAAAGCGATGGTCCGGTTTCTTGCACAGGGTGTAAACGGAAAAGTGAGCATGTATGAACAAACAATGGTAACAGAACTGCTTGTTAGAGAAAACACCTGCTACGGTGTGCGCGTTCTTAATGCGGATGGAAATACTGAAGTGATTTATGCTTCCGCTGTCATTCTGGCAGCTGGCGGATGCGGCACCCTTTACCGGCATACTTCCAATCACAGGAATTGTACAGCGGATGGAATCGCTCTTGCCTATAGAGCAGGTGCGATACTGACAGATATGGAGTTCGTCCAGTTTCATCCTACCATGCTCTATACAGCAGGCTCGGTAAAAGGACTGGTTTCGGAAGCTGTCCGCGGAGAGGGAGCTTTCCTGCAAAATTCTAGGGGAGAGAAAATCATGGAAAACGTACATCCGTTAGCAGATCTTGCACCGAGAGACGTTGTTTCCAGAGAAATTTTCCGGAGTATTCAGCAGGGAGAGTCCATCTTTCTAAACATTAAAAGTATTCCTCAATTCAAGAAACGATTTCCCGGAATTTCCAGAATGTGTGAGAAGAATGGCATCCGTTTGCAGGATGGGCTGATCCCCGTTATGCCTGGCATGCATTTCTTTATGGGCGGAATTAAGACGGATCTGAACGGCCGAACAAGTGTAAACAGGCTTTACGCAGCTGGTGAAGCGGCTTGCACTGGAGTTCATGGAGCAAACAGGCTTGCAAGCAATTCCCTGCTGGAAGGATTGGTGTTTGGAAAGAAAATAGCAGAGGATGTAAAAACGATTGAAGCACAGGAGGATGTTCCGTCATTTAAGAAGGAACGTCCTCCTGCGTACACCGTTACGAAGCAGGATGTAGCTGATATGATGGAGCGTTTCGCAGGGATTGAACGAAATGAAGAGGGGTTAAGACAGCTAATTGAGTGGTTTCAGGATGCCCAGCAAAAGAGCGGGCAGGCAGAAGAGCTCTCACCCGGCATCTTCGAAATGGCCAACATGATGACGGCTGGTGAATTAATTGCCCGGGCTGCATGGCAGCGCACAGAAAGCAGAGGCTGCCATTTCCGGTCAGACTTTCCCTATAAAGAGGCAGCCTGGAAACGAAAAGAACTGCTATGGAAAACGAATAAACCAGCTTTAGAGGTGATTGTGTGA
- a CDS encoding IscS subfamily cysteine desulfurase has translation MIYLDYAATAPMSEQALEAYMKTAQTVYGNSQSLHEEGGRAAEWLSASRKKIAYLLGGAEDGLYFTGSGSEANVLALTSLLSGADPNKKEIVMSEMEHASIRTFLYGLANKGYVIKEAQPGTGGMIGWNEIEPLITESTVLITVQHANSETGIMHNIKEIAGLAKKNGMLFHSDCVQTFGKVPILAEEWGISALSVSAHKIHGPKGLGAAYISPCASWKPVIAGTSHENGFRPGTVDVPGIVSFAVAAMETVKEMDREWMKMREYRKHLVSFIEEKKIGIPIKANDEEFQLPGIIGCLLSHTEGQYAMLACSQKGVAISTGSACHAGMTKPSHALLALGISAEKAHCFIRISPGRGTDFSHVERLESILERHCAGAAERVKYI, from the coding sequence TTGATCTATTTAGATTACGCTGCCACAGCTCCTATGAGTGAGCAAGCGCTTGAAGCCTATATGAAAACCGCACAAACGGTTTACGGCAACAGCCAGAGTCTTCATGAAGAAGGCGGCCGGGCAGCTGAGTGGCTCTCGGCATCAAGGAAGAAAATTGCTTATTTGCTTGGCGGGGCGGAAGACGGCCTTTATTTTACCGGAAGCGGAAGTGAAGCCAATGTACTGGCATTAACGTCCCTCCTTAGTGGAGCAGATCCTAATAAAAAGGAAATCGTCATGAGCGAAATGGAGCACGCATCAATAAGAACATTCCTTTATGGGTTAGCAAATAAAGGCTATGTGATTAAAGAGGCTCAGCCCGGTACCGGAGGAATGATTGGATGGAACGAAATTGAACCGCTTATCACGGAAAGTACGGTATTAATAACAGTCCAGCATGCAAATTCGGAAACAGGAATCATGCATAACATAAAAGAAATCGCAGGTCTTGCCAAAAAAAATGGAATGCTATTTCATTCCGATTGTGTACAGACATTTGGAAAGGTACCTATTCTTGCAGAAGAATGGGGGATCAGCGCGTTATCCGTTTCGGCCCATAAAATTCACGGACCAAAAGGATTGGGTGCAGCGTATATTTCACCATGCGCTTCCTGGAAGCCGGTCATCGCAGGGACTTCTCACGAAAATGGGTTCCGCCCTGGAACAGTTGATGTCCCGGGCATTGTTTCCTTTGCCGTTGCAGCAATGGAAACAGTAAAAGAAATGGACAGAGAATGGATGAAAATGAGAGAATACAGGAAGCATCTTGTATCATTTATAGAGGAGAAAAAGATTGGAATACCAATTAAGGCAAATGATGAGGAATTTCAGCTTCCCGGAATCATCGGCTGCCTTTTATCTCATACTGAAGGCCAATATGCTATGCTTGCATGCAGTCAAAAAGGGGTGGCTATTTCAACAGGCAGTGCCTGCCACGCTGGAATGACCAAGCCTTCACATGCACTGCTCGCTCTTGGCATATCAGCTGAAAAAGCTCACTGCTTTATACGAATTTCTCCCGGCAGAGGAACGGACTTTTCACACGTTGAACGACTGGAATCGATTTTAGAAAGGCATTGTGCAGGAGCAGCAGAGAGGGTGAAATACATTTGA
- a CDS encoding transcription repressor NadR produces MHLTSKVYGEERRQQILQLLRTSPVPLTGSGLAKKMNVSRQVIVQDISLLKAKSEPIMATSQGYIYMHSHAPSKNAERLIACVHTPEQTAEEMRVIVDHGAAVKDVMVEHPVYGDLTASIMVHNRKEVEEFIEKITSSQSFYLSQLTEGVHMHTIAADSESVLDDVCQALDDKGFLIKDE; encoded by the coding sequence ATACATTTGACTTCTAAAGTATACGGAGAAGAAAGAAGACAGCAGATTTTACAGCTGCTTCGTACAAGTCCTGTCCCTTTGACAGGAAGCGGTTTAGCAAAAAAAATGAATGTAAGCCGGCAAGTAATTGTTCAGGATATCTCATTGTTAAAAGCAAAATCTGAGCCGATTATGGCAACAAGCCAGGGATATATTTATATGCATTCGCATGCCCCTTCTAAAAATGCAGAGCGTTTAATCGCCTGTGTGCATACTCCAGAACAGACTGCTGAAGAGATGAGAGTCATTGTGGACCATGGTGCAGCAGTGAAGGATGTAATGGTAGAGCATCCCGTATACGGAGACCTCACGGCTTCAATCATGGTCCATAACCGGAAGGAAGTAGAAGAGTTTATTGAAAAAATAACATCAAGCCAGTCCTTCTATCTCTCTCAGCTAACAGAAGGCGTGCATATGCATACGATCGCTGCGGATTCCGAATCTGTACTTGATGATGTTTGCCAGGCTTTGGATGATAAGGGGTTTCTGATAAAAGACGAGTAA
- the pheA gene encoding prephenate dehydratase: MSYRIGFLGPKATFTHLAVSKFFHEQIEQIPYATIPACMDAVAAGDVDFSIVPLENAIEGSVNLTVDYLVHEQPLHIVGEMVVPINQHFMVHPDRVSSWQQVDKIVSHSHAIAQCHRYLHNEFPQAEHSYAASTGAAAQFVSKHPEENAGVIANEMAAEVYGLSIVKKDIHDYHYNHTLFAILHPSMSEKPPVLPGYEGKDKTTIMVTLPSNQSGTLHQVLSAFAWRKLNMSKIESRPMKTGLGNYFFLIDLEHAMDSVLIPGAVNELEALGCGVKILGSYKAFYA, translated from the coding sequence TTGAGTTATCGTATTGGATTTTTAGGACCTAAAGCAACATTCACCCATCTGGCTGTTTCAAAATTTTTTCATGAACAGATTGAGCAGATTCCCTATGCTACCATTCCAGCTTGTATGGATGCCGTTGCAGCGGGAGACGTGGACTTCTCGATTGTCCCTCTTGAAAATGCTATTGAAGGATCAGTGAATTTAACAGTAGACTACCTCGTTCATGAACAGCCTCTTCATATTGTCGGGGAAATGGTAGTCCCTATTAATCAGCATTTCATGGTGCATCCTGATCGTGTATCCTCATGGCAGCAGGTAGATAAGATTGTATCCCATTCCCATGCAATCGCACAATGTCACCGCTATCTGCATAATGAGTTTCCGCAGGCCGAGCATTCCTATGCTGCTTCTACAGGGGCGGCTGCTCAATTTGTAAGCAAACACCCTGAAGAAAACGCAGGAGTCATTGCCAATGAAATGGCGGCAGAGGTTTACGGACTATCCATTGTGAAGAAGGATATTCATGATTATCATTACAACCATACATTGTTCGCTATTTTACATCCGTCTATGTCAGAAAAGCCCCCAGTCTTGCCTGGGTATGAAGGAAAAGATAAAACCACCATCATGGTCACGCTGCCTTCCAACCAGTCAGGAACACTTCACCAGGTGCTCTCCGCTTTTGCTTGGAGAAAACTGAATATGTCCAAAATTGAATCAAGGCCTATGAAGACGGGGCTCGGAAACTATTTTTTCCTAATTGATTTGGAGCACGCTATGGACAGCGTTTTAATTCCAGGTGCAGTGAATGAGCTGGAGGCTCTTGGCTGCGGTGTGAAAATTCTCGGCAGCTATAAAGCGTTTTATGCCTGA
- a CDS encoding ACT domain-containing protein has translation MGLKEETFFLVREDVLPEAMKKTLDVKKMMERGKAGSVAEAVQRVDLSRSAFYKYRDAVFPFHTVVKEKIITLFFQLEDRSGTLSELLGLVANAGCNILTIHQTIPLQGRANVTLSLNINGMNEDINHLISRFKKMEFVDKVEILGSGA, from the coding sequence ATGGGATTGAAAGAGGAAACGTTTTTTCTTGTCCGTGAGGATGTTCTTCCGGAAGCAATGAAAAAGACGCTGGATGTGAAAAAGATGATGGAGAGAGGAAAGGCGGGGTCTGTGGCGGAAGCAGTCCAGCGGGTAGATCTTAGCCGGAGTGCTTTCTATAAATACAGAGATGCCGTTTTCCCTTTTCACACAGTTGTGAAAGAGAAAATCATTACGCTTTTTTTTCAGCTTGAAGATCGATCCGGGACATTGTCTGAGCTTCTCGGCCTTGTAGCTAATGCGGGGTGCAACATCCTAACGATTCATCAAACCATTCCGCTTCAAGGCAGAGCCAACGTAACGCTTTCTTTAAATATTAACGGAATGAATGAAGATATTAATCATTTAATTTCACGATTTAAGAAAATGGAGTTTGTCGATAAAGTAGAAATACTTGGATCAGGGGCTTAA
- the obgE gene encoding GTPase ObgE, producing MFVDQVKIYVKGGDGGNGMVAYRREKYVPDGGPAGGDGGKGANVIFEVEEGLRTLMDFRYQRHFKAERGEHGMSKNMHGRNAEQMIVKVPPGTVVMDDDTKQVIADLTEHGQQAVIARGGRGGRGNTRFATPSNPAPEIAENGEPGQERYIVMELKLLADVGLVGFPSVGKSTLLSVVSAAKPKIADYHFTTLAPNLGMVETQDGRSFVMADLPGLIEGAHEGIGLGHQFLRHIERTRVIVHVIDMSGLEGRDPYEDYLTINEELRQYNLRLTERPQIIVANKMDMPDSEENLKIFKEKLQDDFPVFAVSAATRDGIRDLLFNIADTLENTPEFPLHKEEEDPGVHRVVYTLEEEETPFIITRDSAGIFDVTGEKVERLFKMTDFSREESVRRFARQLRTMGVDEALRKKGAKDGDIVRLLEFEFEFVD from the coding sequence ATGTTTGTCGATCAGGTCAAGATATATGTAAAAGGCGGCGACGGAGGCAATGGAATGGTTGCTTATCGCCGTGAAAAATATGTTCCGGACGGCGGGCCAGCCGGCGGTGACGGAGGCAAGGGTGCAAACGTCATTTTTGAGGTGGAAGAAGGTTTAAGAACCCTGATGGATTTCCGCTATCAGCGTCATTTTAAAGCGGAACGCGGGGAGCATGGCATGTCTAAAAACATGCACGGCCGAAATGCGGAGCAAATGATTGTTAAAGTACCTCCTGGCACAGTGGTGATGGATGATGATACGAAACAGGTCATTGCCGATTTAACAGAGCACGGCCAGCAGGCGGTCATTGCAAGAGGCGGAAGAGGCGGACGCGGGAATACCCGTTTTGCAACACCTTCCAATCCGGCTCCTGAGATTGCTGAAAATGGAGAGCCGGGCCAGGAACGCTACATTGTGATGGAGCTAAAGCTGCTTGCAGATGTTGGACTGGTCGGTTTCCCGAGTGTGGGTAAATCTACACTTTTATCCGTTGTATCAGCAGCTAAGCCAAAGATTGCCGATTACCATTTTACAACGCTTGCTCCCAACCTTGGAATGGTTGAGACGCAGGATGGGCGCAGCTTTGTTATGGCGGATCTTCCGGGTTTAATTGAAGGGGCGCATGAAGGAATCGGTTTAGGACATCAGTTCCTAAGACATATTGAAAGAACAAGAGTAATTGTTCATGTGATTGATATGTCAGGCCTCGAAGGGCGTGATCCTTATGAGGATTACTTGACAATCAATGAAGAACTTAGACAGTATAATCTGCGTTTGACAGAACGTCCTCAAATTATTGTGGCAAACAAGATGGATATGCCGGATTCAGAAGAAAATCTGAAGATCTTTAAAGAAAAACTTCAAGATGATTTTCCGGTGTTTGCCGTTTCAGCAGCTACAAGAGATGGAATTCGCGATCTTCTGTTCAACATTGCAGATACACTTGAGAATACGCCGGAATTCCCGCTTCATAAAGAGGAAGAAGATCCGGGTGTTCACCGTGTAGTTTATACACTCGAAGAAGAAGAAACACCGTTTATCATTACAAGAGACAGTGCGGGAATTTTTGACGTCACTGGAGAAAAAGTCGAACGTCTCTTTAAGATGACGGACTTCAGCAGAGAAGAATCTGTCCGCCGCTTTGCGCGCCAGCTGCGTACAATGGGTGTTGATGAGGCCCTGCGCAAAAAAGGAGCCAAGGACGGAGATATCGTCAGACTTCTTGAGTTTGAATTTGAATTTGTTGATTAA
- a CDS encoding Spo0B C-terminal domain-containing protein, protein MTKESKNWNMVDAISHYRHDWMNRLQLIKGNLSLEKYDRVNEIMEEIIIEAQQESRLCNLKAPELAGNLISFGWERHLFSMEYEIVGNTFHLDSLDRSLSAWCKDFFALLDHCAGDRCENQLVLTIEMSEELGQVRFFLDFHGMLKDMERLHTYFMKLPDHQLSELTITAEEFTAAVIFYTK, encoded by the coding sequence ATGACTAAAGAGAGCAAAAACTGGAATATGGTTGATGCCATTAGCCACTACCGGCATGACTGGATGAACCGGCTGCAGCTGATAAAGGGCAACCTGTCTCTTGAAAAATATGATCGTGTAAATGAGATTATGGAAGAAATCATTATTGAAGCCCAGCAGGAGTCCAGGCTTTGCAATCTTAAGGCTCCAGAACTGGCTGGAAATTTAATCAGCTTTGGCTGGGAGCGCCACTTGTTTTCCATGGAGTATGAAATTGTAGGGAACACGTTTCATTTGGACAGCCTCGATCGAAGCTTGAGTGCCTGGTGCAAAGACTTTTTTGCCCTGCTGGATCATTGCGCGGGTGACAGGTGTGAAAATCAGCTCGTGCTGACGATTGAGATGTCGGAAGAATTGGGACAGGTCCGTTTCTTTTTAGATTTTCATGGCATGCTAAAAGATATGGAGCGCTTGCATACATATTTTATGAAGCTGCCCGATCATCAACTCTCAGAACTTACGATAACAGCTGAAGAATTTACGGCGGCTGTCATTTTTTATACGAAGTAA
- the rpmA gene encoding 50S ribosomal protein L27, with product MFLKLDIQFFASKKGVGSTKNGRDSHSKRLGAKRADGQFVSGGSILYRQRGTKIYPGENVGRGGDDTLFAKVDGVVRFERLGRDRKKVSVYPAAQEA from the coding sequence ATGTTCTTAAAATTGGATATTCAATTTTTCGCTTCCAAAAAGGGAGTAGGTTCCACAAAAAACGGCCGTGATTCACATTCGAAACGTCTTGGCGCTAAACGTGCTGATGGACAATTCGTAAGTGGAGGATCGATCCTTTACCGTCAGCGCGGTACAAAGATCTATCCGGGTGAAAACGTTGGCCGCGGCGGTGACGACACTCTATTTGCTAAAGTTGACGGCGTAGTACGTTTCGAACGTTTAGGCCGCGACCGCAAAAAAGTGAGCGTGTACCCTGCAGCTCAAGAAGCTTAA
- a CDS encoding ribosomal-processing cysteine protease Prp: MINVTVNRSAEGTIQSFAMTGHADFDETGKDLVCAGASCVVFGAINAVHELAGIEPILEMDQKQGHITFEWPDSVSEEAIQKGQLLIEGMVVSIKTIEEQYGEYIRMTILEK, from the coding sequence ATGATAAACGTTACGGTAAACCGATCTGCTGAAGGAACGATTCAGTCCTTCGCCATGACGGGGCACGCTGATTTTGATGAAACTGGAAAAGATCTTGTATGTGCAGGCGCATCCTGTGTCGTGTTCGGAGCGATTAACGCGGTCCATGAACTAGCAGGCATCGAGCCCATATTGGAAATGGACCAGAAGCAGGGACATATAACCTTTGAATGGCCTGATTCTGTTTCAGAGGAAGCCATTCAAAAAGGACAGCTGCTCATCGAAGGGATGGTCGTCTCCATTAAGACCATAGAAGAACAGTACGGAGAATACATCCGTATGACCATTTTAGAAAAGTAG
- the rplU gene encoding 50S ribosomal protein L21: MYAIIETGGKQIKVAEGQAVYIEKVAGELGETVTFDKVLFVGGDDVKVGSPLVSGATVTAKVEKQGRAKKLVVFKYKAKKNQKKKQGHRQPYTKVVIEKINA; this comes from the coding sequence ATGTACGCAATTATTGAAACTGGCGGAAAGCAAATTAAAGTAGCAGAAGGCCAAGCAGTCTACATTGAAAAAGTGGCAGGCGAGCTAGGTGAAACTGTTACATTTGACAAAGTTTTATTCGTAGGCGGCGACGACGTTAAAGTTGGAAGCCCTCTAGTATCCGGAGCAACCGTTACAGCTAAAGTTGAAAAACAAGGCCGTGCGAAAAAATTGGTTGTTTTCAAATACAAAGCGAAGAAAAACCAGAAGAAAAAGCAAGGTCATCGTCAGCCATACACAAAAGTTGTTATTGAAAAAATCAACGCGTAA
- a CDS encoding Rne/Rng family ribonuclease has product MKTLIVQANLPEKRIALFEHGKLADLKIVKSGQKGKAGSIFFGKVEKVVKGMQAAFIDIGLERNGFIRVEDLPAYRRSDQQKSISSFLHEGQKLMVQIKKEGDEWKGPALTANIEFPGSSLVYMPYGGRITVSRKIDESGAGQLRAWVSKFLDDEEGVLLRTAAASLPADELKDELYRLKKEFKELLPSHSSKAPLPLKETGDLLETILTERSISVYSEIHCDDADLAESLRKHLPEDCETSVNHSKEGSEIYDTLDSEIHKLQKKAVWLKNGAYLLIEKTEALHVIDVNSGKFTGKDSQRQTILDTNKEAALEAARQIRLRNLNGIILIDFIDMKEASDQKSILQVMQKQVERDRIQTRIIGFTELNLLQITRKKTSEDLDALLTEPCRVCAGKGRVDSAETVALRLARELRQYRYMEDEAIWVHAELGVMAILERGVRDLEKELHFRIFITAGDWEKPGYELRHIGDEKDIRERISQQEKNIDK; this is encoded by the coding sequence TTGAAAACGCTAATTGTTCAAGCCAATCTGCCTGAAAAGCGAATTGCTTTATTTGAGCATGGAAAATTGGCAGATTTAAAAATTGTAAAATCCGGTCAAAAGGGGAAAGCGGGAAGCATTTTTTTCGGGAAAGTTGAAAAAGTGGTCAAAGGGATGCAGGCAGCTTTTATCGATATCGGACTGGAACGAAACGGGTTTATCCGGGTCGAGGATCTGCCTGCTTACAGACGATCTGATCAGCAGAAGTCCATCTCTTCTTTTTTGCATGAAGGCCAGAAGCTAATGGTTCAAATTAAAAAAGAAGGAGACGAATGGAAGGGTCCTGCCCTGACCGCTAATATAGAATTTCCGGGGAGCTCGCTCGTCTATATGCCTTATGGAGGAAGAATTACGGTCTCAAGAAAAATCGATGAATCCGGAGCGGGTCAGCTTAGAGCATGGGTCAGCAAATTTCTCGATGACGAAGAAGGAGTATTGCTTCGCACGGCAGCAGCTTCCCTGCCGGCAGATGAACTTAAAGATGAACTGTACAGGCTTAAAAAGGAGTTCAAGGAGCTTCTTCCGTCTCATTCCTCGAAAGCCCCTCTACCTCTAAAGGAAACAGGGGACCTGCTTGAAACGATTCTAACCGAACGTTCCATATCGGTCTATTCGGAGATACACTGTGATGATGCGGATTTAGCGGAGAGCCTGAGAAAGCATCTTCCAGAGGATTGTGAGACAAGCGTGAACCATTCAAAAGAAGGCTCAGAGATTTACGACACGCTGGATTCAGAAATACATAAGCTTCAAAAGAAGGCTGTCTGGCTGAAAAATGGAGCCTACCTGCTGATTGAGAAAACCGAAGCGCTGCATGTTATTGATGTCAATTCAGGGAAGTTTACAGGCAAGGATTCGCAGCGCCAAACGATACTCGATACGAATAAGGAAGCCGCTCTTGAAGCAGCAAGGCAAATCCGCCTGCGAAATTTAAACGGAATCATCCTGATTGACTTTATCGATATGAAGGAAGCGTCTGATCAGAAAAGTATTTTGCAGGTGATGCAAAAGCAGGTTGAGCGGGATCGAATCCAGACCCGCATTATCGGCTTTACGGAGCTTAATCTCCTTCAGATTACGAGGAAGAAGACGAGTGAGGACCTTGATGCTCTGTTAACAGAGCCGTGCCGCGTCTGCGCCGGAAAGGGCAGAGTCGATTCTGCTGAAACCGTTGCCTTAAGGCTTGCAAGGGAATTGCGGCAATACCGGTACATGGAAGATGAAGCGATCTGGGTTCATGCGGAGCTCGGAGTAATGGCCATTTTGGAACGCGGCGTCAGGGATCTTGAAAAGGAGCTTCATTTTCGTATTTTCATAACTGCCGGTGATTGGGAGAAGCCGGGTTATGAGCTTCGGCATATCGGAGACGAAAAAGATATTCGGGAGCGAATATCACAACAGGAAAAGAACATTGACAAATAG
- a CDS encoding M50 family metallopeptidase translates to MIKYGSLLRKVHIHPLLWAVMAISAATAQFKTLTILLAIVLVHELGHAVCALYFSWRVKSIVLLPFGGAAEMEEHGNRSIKEELAVVLAGPLQHFVMQGAAWLLLSGGLISAGDFSLFTFYNLSILLFNLLPIWPLDGGKLLFIAFSLFKPFPSAHKWMLAFSVCALVIYKAAVLLFFPFQLNLWMITIFLCFSLYTEFKQRRFVHLRFLMDRYYGTQKSIQKLDPLEVESEEDILTVMSRFKRGCKHPIIVYRDGAKWSELDENELLHAFFSEKRTNSRVEELVYAY, encoded by the coding sequence TTGATTAAATATGGATCCCTATTAAGGAAAGTTCACATTCACCCTCTGCTGTGGGCAGTAATGGCGATCAGCGCAGCTACCGCTCAATTTAAAACGCTTACTATATTGCTTGCCATTGTCCTAGTGCATGAGCTTGGTCATGCTGTATGTGCCCTTTATTTTTCCTGGAGAGTTAAATCCATTGTGCTTCTTCCATTTGGAGGTGCTGCAGAAATGGAGGAGCATGGGAACCGTTCCATAAAAGAAGAGCTCGCAGTTGTGCTTGCCGGTCCGCTGCAGCATTTTGTGATGCAGGGAGCTGCCTGGCTCCTTTTGAGCGGAGGGCTTATTTCTGCCGGTGATTTCTCTCTTTTTACTTTCTATAATCTATCCATTCTGCTTTTTAACCTGCTCCCGATTTGGCCGCTTGACGGCGGGAAACTATTATTTATAGCTTTTTCGCTTTTTAAGCCTTTTCCTTCAGCCCATAAATGGATGCTGGCTTTTTCGGTATGCGCTCTCGTCATATATAAAGCTGCCGTCCTGCTTTTTTTTCCTTTCCAGCTGAATTTATGGATGATTACGATTTTTTTATGTTTTAGTTTATATACAGAATTTAAACAGCGCCGCTTTGTTCATCTGAGATTTTTAATGGATCGGTATTATGGAACTCAAAAATCCATTCAAAAACTGGACCCTCTGGAAGTGGAATCGGAAGAGGATATACTGACGGTAATGTCCAGGTTTAAAAGAGGCTGCAAGCATCCAATCATTGTTTACAGAGACGGGGCTAAGTGGTCGGAACTGGATGAGAACGAATTGCTTCACGCTTTCTTTTCAGAGAAAAGAACAAATTCAAGGGTTGAGGAGCTGGTTTATGCTTATTGA
- a CDS encoding M23 family metallopeptidase, whose protein sequence is MSRRADEIRKRMAKRKKAKPSAEKAEIPVTWNKEAVIEEEEKYTGIIHSYEGGPDTLNETGHPLFKPQIFLFKLLLSACLVLAMAVVFKDHSQKLDSFRNTVEVSLEHEFQFAAVSAWYQKQFGHPLALFQADEVSPDSASPKGEYAVPASGKVTENFQVNGQGVLIETDRATVDAIDEGIVIEAGEKPDTGLTVVLQHADGSESWYGNLERVDVALYDTVVTGKELGTIKVNENKKGTYYFAIKKGDNFIDPKQVISFD, encoded by the coding sequence ATGTCCAGAAGGGCCGATGAAATCAGAAAGCGGATGGCGAAAAGAAAAAAGGCAAAACCTTCTGCAGAAAAAGCAGAGATTCCGGTAACTTGGAACAAGGAGGCTGTGATTGAAGAGGAGGAAAAGTATACAGGGATTATTCATTCGTATGAGGGAGGACCTGACACACTTAACGAAACCGGACATCCGCTGTTCAAACCGCAAATCTTTCTTTTTAAATTGTTGCTTTCTGCCTGCCTGGTTCTCGCTATGGCAGTTGTTTTTAAAGATCACAGTCAAAAGCTCGATTCATTTAGAAATACGGTTGAAGTATCTCTGGAACATGAATTTCAATTTGCTGCAGTATCTGCCTGGTATCAAAAGCAATTCGGTCACCCATTAGCGTTATTTCAGGCTGATGAGGTTTCCCCCGATTCTGCTTCGCCAAAGGGAGAATACGCTGTTCCTGCTTCCGGGAAGGTCACTGAAAATTTTCAGGTTAATGGGCAAGGGGTCTTGATTGAGACCGATCGTGCGACGGTTGATGCAATTGACGAAGGGATTGTCATTGAAGCGGGAGAAAAACCGGATACAGGACTGACGGTTGTGCTTCAGCATGCAGATGGAAGCGAATCGTGGTATGGGAATCTCGAACGGGTAGATGTTGCTCTTTATGACACAGTGGTCACAGGGAAAGAACTCGGTACCATTAAAGTGAATGAAAACAAAAAAGGGACCTACTATTTTGCGATTAAAAAGGGAGATAATTTTATCGATCCGAAACAGGTGATTTCCTTTGATTAA